atcgttctgtagctttgatagcttggatggatcgattgccttctgcgaaatcgcattgagaaacgcgcatagctttacgagcggcaaccggacattttcgggtagaacacccctcagtgcaaccggaagcaactgggtcatcaacatgtggcagtcatgagccttgagatttgtaaacttcttttgtttcatatttattattccctttatattcgaggagtacccagacgggaccttcatactattcaagcattcaaacatgctatccttctcctccttgctgagagtgtaactggcaggacgtaagtagtgctgtccattatctctcttttccggatgtaggtcatctcgttgccccatggctttcaggtcctgtcttgcttccaatgtatcttttgaggttccataaacacccatgaagcctagcacgttcacgcaaagattcttcgtcaggtgcatcacgtctattgcgttgcgaacctctaggatttcccaataaggtagctcccaaaatattgactttttcttccacatgggtgcatgtccgttatcatcgttcggaacaggttggctaccaagtccctttccaaagactacatgtacatccttcatcatctcgaacacacgctttccattacggtgtgcaggttttttacgatggtctggcgtccctttaaaatgcatcccgctctttctcagctggtggtgagcagggagaaatcgacgatgacccatatagacgaccttcttacagtgcttcaagtacatgctatctgtgtcatctaaacagtgggtgcatgcccgatatcccttatttgtctgtcctgaaaggttactcaatgcaggccaatcgttgatggttacgaacaacagtgctcgtaaattaaagatctcttgtctatcctcatcccacacacgtacaccttcttccttccagagctgtaaaaggtcatcaaccaacggccttaggtacacgtcaatgtcgttgccgggttgttttgggccttggataagcgccggcatcataatgaactttcgcttcatgcacagtcaaggaggaaggttgaacatacaaagggtcacaggccaagtactatgaccactactcaactcaccgaatagattgaatccatcagtgcttaaaccaaaccttatgttccttgcttcactttcaaagtctgggaatgttctatcaattgatctccactgtgccccatctgcggggtgtctcagcatctcatcttccttacggtcttctttgtgccatcgcatcaacttagcattcgccttgttcctgaacaagcgcttcaagcgtggtattatagggaaataccacatcaccttcgcgggaactctcttcttgggagactgcccctcgacatcaccaggatcatctcgcctgatcttataccgcagggcttcgcagacgggacaagcatccaattcctcgtattcatcaccacgatagaggatacagtcattagggcatgcgtgtatcttctgaacatccaatccgagagggcaaataatctgtttagcttcatatgttgtggacggtaattcattattctcggggagaatcttcttgacaattctcaacatcccctgaaatgccttatcggacacaccattttttgccttccattgcacaaattctagtgtcgtacctagttttttatggccctgctggcaacctgggtacaacaatttttggtgatcatctatcatgcgctgcaactttgctgcttccttctcagtttcgcaatctctgtatgcatctcgtatcacctgaccaaggtcatcagtagggtcattttctgcaaactcatcttcatcagcctcgcccattgtagtacctgcaaaagcttggcctgcaacccagtccggaatggtgtcatcttcctcctcctcctcgccatcttccattacaacccctagttcaccgtgcttggtccaaaccaaatagttaggcatgaaaccgtatttaaacaagtggctgtgaatagtcccccaggaatcctttgaatactccttcctgttattgcattggaagcatggacaacatacgaacccattctctggcttgttcacttttgccacttcgagaaaataatgcaagccatcaataaacaccttgctccgcctgtctgcattatacatccaatgccggtccatctgcatcgtattacgtacgaaaatggattacacttgacaatggattacgcgtgaaaatcgattaaagatccaaacaacatggtacaatacaacaacatgaagatccaaatacacatatttaaattaaagtcccaaacactgcataagttgttcaacttgaagaccgtgatcatctcgcgaggatgtcctcaactgggcggcaccgcacttcgtcattaaagaggttagatgctacggaaaaggggacacggtcacgatgtccgtatccactctttctcgtagaatcgaacctccttcttgacatatgttgctgctcggcggagaacatcctcggcgagatgaacacggtatgcaagttcaacaagtagcagaagtcatctatgtacaaaaattctttccttaccactacagaagttgttgaacttgaagaccgtgttcatttcgcgaggatgtcctcagctaggcggcaccgcacttcgtcatgaaagaggttagatgctacggaaaaggggacacggtcacgatgtccgtatccactctttctcgtagaatcgaacctccttcttgacatacgttgctactcggtgGAGAACATcgtcgcagaaatgaacacggtatgcaagtttaacaagtatatggatttaaaaaaccatattgaatttgataagataaaccgtctagacaaggtagcatcatttttaaaccactgaaataatgcatactatatatgacacatcaatctccctcacattctagctcaaaatacctctccatttttctacttcatcatcacattgagcaaataatctttccatctccaaagcataaatcaaagcataacacgaggatgaagtagcaaaccttcgcagcacttgttggatgagtcaaattcccacgaaaatgagggaaaaaacttcgggcagcacctcccttgcttgggcaccaccggagagtaggtgaagctcagctctctatcaatgtgctggactgctcgggctggaggaagaagaaagtctctgtctcggggtatagtgggggatgagttttaatcccggttaaaaactccaaccgagacaaaaggaaacaccttttgtcccggttggaaagttagtcccggttggaggatccaaccgggataaaagggtcccgccaccgacggccccccgctagccgttgcaaccgggactaaaggggggcctttagtcccggttgcaattaccaaccgggactaatgctcccctccaaattcccgcaccccggcgcacccccttttgtcccgggccacttttaaaccgggataaaagggggtggatcgaaagtcagttctctactagtgctgaCTGACGAGAAGCACTTCCTGGTCAGGCattttcttcttgttcttcaacTGATGAAATTTCTTTGTTACAGCTCTCTAGCATTTTCTGATCTTATGCATACACGTTCCTCTAGGGGAGCTTTAAGAATATGAAGACCATACACTATTCTGGTGTGAATGTAAGTCGATGCAAACATGCTTGCATTGTCTCAAGAATTAAAATATTTTCTTCTGTCTCTCTTGACTTTGACTTAATGTGCCTTTGTGGATATGGTTGTTGTGCCAATGCAGTTCCCTCTACTCTGTAAGGATTTTATCATTGACATCTGGCAAATCTATTATGCGCGTTCGAAAGGTGCCGATGCGATTCTCCTGATTGCTGCCGTGCTGCCGGACCTTGACATCAAGTACATGCTTCGTGTTTGCAGGAGTCTTGGCATGACAGCTCTTGTTGAGGTTAGTAGCCACAAGCTTGTGTGTGTATACTTATATTTCATCTACTGGTTCTTTCCTGTCATAGTAAAGTCTACCATGCTACTGTTGCAAAACAGTCTAGCTTGAATTGAATTTTCGAACACACGCATTTTTATTATTGAAATGTTAGCTTACATACATAAGTGTAATTCACCATCTCGTACAAGTTGTAATTTACCACTCCTTTGGCCGTACTAAAGGAgttaaccttttcttttgaggAATTACTAAACATAAATTGTATTTTAGGTTCATGATGTGAGGGAGTTGGATCACGTACTGAAGATAGATGGTGTTCAACCTATTGGCATCAACAATTGCAGTCTAGGTACGTCTCCGTCAGTTCTTGCATAACAAAAGTTACATCGAGCTAAATTTCTTTGTGGGGGGTGCAGCTATCCTCTGTCCATCCGGTAAGCTgaaattttatttatgttgcaggGACATTTGAAGTCGACACTACGAACACAAACATGTTGTTAGAGAAACGTGGTGACATCATTACGAagaagaaaataatggtagGTTGGTCTGgcttttcatataaaaaaactTTGTAATCCCAGCTTGACATAATAGTTGTTTCAATGGATAATTTTTTTCCAATTATGTGATGCAGTCATTTTTGATACAAAATCTAGAAAGTTATCCACTAATGACAACTGAAAGGTACATAAAAAATCCATGATCCTAATCAcaacagaatttttttttatctcaatACATTATTTTACCATACCATTTAATTTGTTCGTGATGCCAACATTGTACTAGATATGAGAACAAGAATAAAGTGAGACAACTGCATTTTATCCACTTCTTGTGAATTGACTTGCTGTATTGTTGATTTGGCCATTCAAAAGAAAATCAGTTCACTGGATAGTTTCTTCCTACTAGCACTTAGCATGTGTTGTCTAATTCTAAAACAAAAATTTCTCAAAATGAGCGCCGTCCACCCGTGCCCCGCTGGCCTCGCCGTCCGGCTGCCGGCGACCCCCTCGCCATCCACTGGCCGCTCGCGCCACCGTCCGCCACGGCATCCATGTGCGTCGCCGGCCGCAGACCAAGTAATACACCCAAGAACAAAATAGAGGACAAAGGAATACCATTAACCAGCAACAACGAAATTTCACATCAACATCTAGATATCAATCGTTTACAGCTACATCACCACCACACAACTCTTCCTGGCTTGGCGGCGAAGGCCAAATGCAGCAGATGACCACGAATCTATCCGGTGATGAAATCGCGCGGCAAACAATCGACAACGCAACAGCGGGAGAGCAGGTTAGCGGTGGTGGGGATGCAGCGTTGGTGGTCGGTGAGGAAGCAGCAACAGAGCGAGGAGGCAATGGGGGTGTAGTCCAGGGACCCGACGAAAAAGCGTGCGTCACCATAAAAAAACCAACGATATCGCAATTGACCAATATCGGTGCGAGCTAATTGTACGCTATGCTACTTACACTTAATTAGAAACGGATCCACATTTACTAACGCATGTAGGTTATGTTGAGACGATAACGATGTTTGTTAAGCCGAACTATATGTGAAATGTGGTCGTTTTGTATGGTACAACACTGTTACGTATCTATTGTTTCTCTCTAGCAACTCTCTTCCTTAAATAACAAAGGTGAAAGAAATAATTAATTCAAAATTATTTTGGTTTTCTAGCAAATGTGTAGACATCCAATCTGATAAGtgcaataaaaatttagtgctagaaataaaaaaatttcatgatattaaaaaacacaattgatctttatcgcacgggcattttgctagtaATATATAATCCAACCCGTCTCTTCTTTCTATAAAAAAATGGACTTCTCTCTCAATCGAAGGCCCACCTGTTCTGCACTCTGCCGAACCTGAGGACGGTTTGGGCTGTTGAGACGACCAGCGACATTCTTTATTCTCTCTCGCTCGATTGGGTGTCCTCAATTTCGTTCAGCTTTTGCCTCGTCGGTTGAGCCCCAAGGCCCAGGGCCCAGGCAAGCCCCCAGCCCCCTCACATGCTTCCACCCTAAAACCCTAGCAGTAGCAGACTAGCAGCGCCGCATTCCATTCGCTCCAGCGCCGCTTCGTCCGCGCCCGGCGCGCCACCCGTTCCTCTTCTCGGGGCCGTGCGCTAGGGTTTGGAGCCGCCGCACAAatcctcgtcggcgccgccatctccggtAGAATGGAAGGTACTTGGGTCGATTCGTTCCATCTCTTGCTCTAGGTCAACTCCATATAGCCAATTTGCTAAAACCTAGCGTTGTGTTTTGTCAGATGTTCAGGACGCCATTGGGGTCTGACATGTTTAGTCTGGGTTAGTTTCCCTTTTGAGCAAAATTTGTGCAGTAACATAATCTCGGCATTGTGAAGAGGATTTGTGGTCTGCTGCATCATGATATTGAGTTATTTGTAGCTAAATTTCTGGTTTGTTTTGTTATACTTGGCCAGCTTGCTCGTGACTCCTTCCGACCTGCCCCCCTTAGCAATGGCAGACTCTAAGAAAAAGTACAGGGCACGTGAAATTGAGTTCCTTGGTCAACAAAGGCACATTGTTCTTCAAGATGTTGGTGGATGGTCTCCCCTCGTGGAAGTGGTCAATGTTCTTCTCCTCGGAGATGAATTACCAGAAGGAATCATATTTCAGAGCAAAGCTCATGGTGAGAAGTATATTGAAAAGTACATGATGGAGAGTGTGCTAGACACCTGTTTGGTGAGGAGACTGCAAACACTGGTGAAGCTTGGTACACTTACCCGAGCTCAGGTGGATCAACACTTGCCAGAGTATCGGAAGGTCATCGTTTCCCTCTCCAAGACATTCACTATATATCCCAAATTCACAAGGTGTGCTTGTGTTTATGCGCTTTTGAGATTGTTGTTCAATATCTTGCATATATCTTTTTGATGTTTATTGGTTGTGTCTAATGCAGGACCAACGACTTTGAGGATACCTCGGATAAACTTTTGTATAGTGCTGTGGGCATTGCTATTTATCACGGATGGCTGATGAACCCTCAGGTATAAAAAACACACTTATACGAACACGTGCATCCCAGCGAAGTATATCTAAATCATTGCCAGGATTTAATAGGAAATGCAAAAAATGTGTGTAGCATTGTTTTTCACATTGTTAGAATTTCCTTTACCCTTGTGCTTATCTCAGCATAAATAAATGATATTGCTGGATTTGTACCACAATCTACCTCCCTAACAGCTTTTATTAGAGGCATTGTGGCTTGTAAAAGTGAGATCACATTAGGCTCCAGATAGCAGTCTTTCCTTTTGCTAAAGAAAGAAAGCGACTGTCCCTCTCTAactcatttttattttcaggaTACCGACACCAGCGAAGCAGTTGGCATTGAAAGTTCTGCGAAGTTGATTATCGAAGCTGACGAGTTGATGAAATCTGAATCCAAAGGCAAAACTGACAGATGGTCGCTTCTTCAAAGTATTTGGAACAACCAGTTCACTTCGTATGGGTATGTCCTTAGTCTATTGGCATTGCTTTACTATTTTGTTATGTACTAATGGTATTTTTCTCTAAATTACAGGTTTGCTCATTTGTGTAATGATGTCCCAGAAGGGGTTTTGTGTCTGTTATACAGGGATGAAAGAATCAATGTGCTGTACAAGGTATGGCATCTCTCCTTACTACAGGAATGTCCCCTAATTACTTCTTTGTAGGATAGCGCTAAAGGTCAACTCTACCCATAATATATTTATAGATCAGAGCGAACATGTACAAAGGTCTACAAGATCAGATTTGAACAAGAAGATCTGATCACAAAAATGTATTAAAAGTCATCCAACAATACTATTCAGATGATACCAATTAAGAACTTATTTGAGGCTCTCGCCTTAGTATTGTATCTGAGTTTAGCATTCCTTGCCATCTGTACTCATGGAGGGCTCTTCTAAAAATTTGTAGAACAGTTCGCACCCTCTACCATATAAATAAGTGTATTTTGGTTacgattttttattttaatttgttcATGCAGCATAAAGGAATGTTGCATGTTCTAGTGACTGCTCAAGACGTATTGGAAAATTATCCTGATGCACTGTGGAGGAAGTTGGAGAAGGTAAGTAATTCCAGATttgctcattttttttctttcacttgTGTTTTTATCTGCCATATTACTTGAAATTCACTCACTGCTGTCACACATGCGCACACACGCATATAGATTTACAAGCATACACACATCTAGGAGAGAGGATTAGACTCGCTCCAACTGACACATTAGCAGCCATGGAAGGCACACAAAACCTCTGAGCTACCCAATGCTCTAATCACTTGCATCCATATATATGCACAGGAAACACCTCCTAGGACTATCATCCACTTCACTAGCTAACACCCTGCATGCTTTCAATAcctcatttgatttttttttggcggTTCTTGATTGAAGGTTGACGAAGATGGTGATCTACTGACGAGCTCCTTTGGTCCAATAAATGTAACCTGGCGTGAAAATGAACGAAATCTGATCGAAGATGAGAGGAAAGCTGTAAAAcagtatgtttttcttttcttgctatAGTGGTGAATAAGCTACCAAACTTCAGTTTatgcacaattttttttattgtataACTTGCAGGAAAGAAACCCACCGCTTGAAAAATGCGAAGAAGCGTGGGAgaagaaaagataaaaagaacACGGTAACACAAGATGAAAGTGGGGAGGCAAATAAAGATCTTGGTGCTGAAGCGGAAGCCAATACAGCTGGAGATAGAGGACCAGCCTCACCAAAATATGGAGTTTTAGGCCCTTCCCAAGATAATATGTTGAGGGATGGATTTATGAAATTTTTAAAGGAGTAAGCACATCCAGACTGCTGCATTACTATTCCTTTAGAATTAATGACTAGACTTGCAAAACATTTTTGTATGTGCAGGTATCTACTTGATGGAAAATCGTACTTCAGGGATCAAGTGGAATTGATGCATTTGAAAGGCACTTCCCATTTGATCATTTGTTATGGTTGGATTAAGACATATGACAAAGAGCTTGCCGTATCTATTTGCAGTAACTACTTTAGGTATTGGATGCCACATTTTTTTTGGAGTATTTTCTCTAACTGCATCCGATGCttgttttaaatttaaatttttgtttcttttcaggGCTGCAGAGGATCTGAAGCTATGCTTTTGTGATTATTTTCATTCAATAATCCAAGAAAATTCTGTTGACACGGATAAAGTTGAACTGTATACAAAGATCAAGCTTACAATTTGCTGCTTGCCTCTACGTACATAAAAGGTTTGGCCTCTATGTAATGCCAAATTTTGCCATTTCATTTGTACCTTTCCATATCATGGTTCAAGTGCCTATCTGCAGTTTATTGGTCACTAAATTTGATATTTAAAGTGAAGATAATttgctctctgttttttttttgacatggGTTGCATTTATCTGCTACAGATTTATGTCGTTCAAAGAGTTCGCCGAAGAGAATTGTATGTATAGTTTATGAACTTGAAGGATGGTGAAGTGCTCTAGAATACAATTTCAGCCTGCCTTGCATAATCCACTTTGTACAAGTAGAATCCTTAGCCTGCATGACATTGGcttttaagttttttttaaaaaaaacgcaCGTGCACTTTACTAGTTTTTTTAATAAGCAGAAGATTTATAATTCATTAACACAGGTCATTGAGAAGTCACAGAGCCTGTTGTACAATGCAATGTATTTTACTCGAATTCTTGCTTTGGTGCACCTGGTATGCAGCAGCCAGAAGGAAAATCTACTGTAGACATTGCCGAGCAAATGTACAAAGTGATGTCAATGTTCAGTGTAGCTAAGTTTGCTGGTCGACGTGGCGTTTTCTGATTGAATTTTCCAACCTTATTTATCACCAAATTCCCTGCCCTGAACAATCCTGACCTCGCACTGTCGCACACCTGCAGAGCCATTTATCGAATAGATTGATGCTGGACGATCGAGTAAGGCATGATCTGCTTAGCGGGGTGGGGGTGGATAAAGCACAAAAAATAAGATTGTCATTTTATGGAATAGAGAACGTCAAAAGATTAGAGAACATGTAACAGCATACACAGAAAACGGAACGGGTAGATAAGACACATAATTGTGTTAACATCTGGATGGCCCCTGCCTTAGAACATAACAGCAATTACGAGTACCATTACACAAGCATTGATTATAATACATATGCATGACCTGCAGAAGCAAGCATGACTTGAAAAAACCTGGTACAAATAAGCATAACTACTTGCAGAAGCAAGCACGATGATAGACATGCAAGACCTGCAAAAGCAGGCATAACACAACTTTGGTTCCAAAGCATAACCTTACACAAATAAGCACACCATGCAGGCCTGATTATTCAAGGAGCCTTCCAGATGACGGGAATTCAAACAAGAGGATCTTTGAAATCCTCTTCCTCGGAGCCTTTTATTTATTATTGAAGATCAGCCTGTGACCAGATCTCCCAATGATAAGTGACTTGGAGTAAGGCACCCTGTCAAAAACCTCCATAGGCACACGCATCGTTGCTCAGCTAGCTTCCCATCAGCAAACATGTTTGCTTCAAATTTGCCGCCATTCTTGTCGGCACGGTACAATAATATGTTGCAGCATTGATCCACGCACATGTATTTATGCTGTCCTAAAGAAAcgacaaggaaacaaaaaagaggGGAAAGAGCCAACTTTATATGATGGATTGGATTCAACAGCATGCACAACGGTAAAGTAAGTATCCATCTCCTGTTGTTGCCTCTCCACTTGGGCCTACAATTTTTCATCGCAATATTATAATGCAAAGGTAAAGTACGTAACAaccaacgaacgatgaatgaaaTAGAAAGAACCTGAAGAGCCTCCATCTGAAATTGTGCAGTGGTCGGCCGTGGGCGTATCGCTgagctcgagtccgtgctccttgctcggatctgggagagagtgggagtagaggccgtgtcgattacgctatcgccaatccaataccggccatgcttcttccctcctcccaccctcatcaccacTTCTCCATCTAGATCCTGGGTCCTCGGATCGTAATTTGGCCCATGAATCTCCCTTGCCATCGTTGTGTAGGAGGTGATGCGGTTGTGGATGCTAGGATCGGAGTACGCCTCAGGCGGGTCGTCCAGGTTCACGTCGATGTTGGCCGTTGCCTTACCCTTTTTGGATAGAATCCATCCCTTGAACTGGGAGCAAGGCTGGCCATCATGTGAGGATGACTGCgacaaaaatacaaaattattaGAAATTTTGCTGAATTGAGCGTTAGAcaaaagaaatgaattcacgtacccatttttccctaTACTCATCAAGGCTCAAGCTGCcctgatggtgtgatgcacctCGCATCATCAAACGCCGCTGACGGCAaccaaggtggttctccaaccacccgggtcCAGCACTGCATGTGCGCCCGGCACCACCACgcaggcacctacatcatcaagtgtgacatgttaaaaaagaaattaagcgtGATTATTGTCAGATAAAGTAAGTATCAACGATCTATATTTACcatcatgaattggtccttggtgaggttcattgtccttgcctcaTCTTTTTTGACCTTCATATTTCTGTGTTGAGCGtagaattcgatgatggcctggatgcgcaaCTCGTAGTGCATATCCTTCACAAGCTTCTTGGCGACCTCATCACAGACGGCGTTCGCCCGGGCCTCAAAACCCTCCTGGCATCtgtagaagtcctgcatatatatagaggtgTATATAGTTGTTATTTCAAGATTGTACGATacaggtgatgtattgagcaatacttacccacagctcgccCTTCACCTGCAACGCCTTGTTTGGGAATGACCTATTTTCACGGTCAACAAAGTCATCggcagcgacgtagtggtcccacgtgtaggctgGCTCCACCCGTCCACCGCGCTCGACCAAGCCCGAGAAGTGTATCTTGCACAACAGGCCAAggatgccgttgaccttgcggttgtgatcacccccactgagcttaatccaactcatgCACAAGTGATCAATTATTAGTTTccattgtaattttcaacaCATCAAACGAAAAATTATTGAGAACATCTAAAGTCACGCACCGCTTCCCACTGGGTTGAATCAACGGGTGTTGTGGAAAGGTATCGGTCGAGCCGGGAGGGACGacggacctcgcaaccagataTGGGTCTGCGAACCCTctgcctccccctcctccccctcctgctcctgctcctgctcctcttcctcgtcaccAGAGCCGTGCGCGAAAGGTATCTCCTCCTCAGATGCTGAATCTATTTCAGGCGACGGGTGCCTCGGccctttacccttccctcgacccctgcctcgaGTCTGGACCTCTTCCTTGACCTCTGCCCTACCCCTGCCTTGACCCCTACGTCCACCCTTCCCTCAACCTCTTCCTGAAGAAAACCCTGAAGAGGACCCTGAAGCTTTACCTGTAACTTTTTGATAAAAAGCCGCGACTTTCCTCATACCGTCCACCATTGCTGAATTGCCTGCAATTAAAAGGAGTAAATCAATCAGTATAATATAAACAAAACATATTTAGAAAcatatgcaaaataaactaaacataTTTAGACATGCTCAGGTACATatcctcgaaccatcaccggaagtaggcgctcaagccacatgtggtaatcatgactcttcaggccgttgattcgcatagtagttaagttcactcccctcttcaaattcgctgcataccaatcagggaacattaacattTGGAACCATTATAGTACCTCCCTCCTCTGAGCTCTCGTCAGGACGAAATcagccttaggcttcctccacgacttgccggaTCTGGGAGGCGCCATGTCTAACTTTGTTCTGTTGCATATCCTTGCTTGATCTactctagccttaacattatcctttgtcttgtcaagAATGTCCATAATTGtcccaaaaattgcctcggcgatattcttttcagtgtgcattacATCTATGTTATGCGGAAGAAGAAGGTCATGAAAATAGGGGagattccacaagcacgacttctgagtCTAAGCATGTTGCTcaccatatcccacaaaaccacaTCATTGTTATTAAgctcgagagcgtctaactgagcacga
This genomic window from Setaria viridis chromosome 8, Setaria_viridis_v4.0, whole genome shotgun sequence contains:
- the LOC117834097 gene encoding uncharacterized protein; this encodes MADSKKKYRAREIEFLGQQRHIVLQDVGGWSPLVEVVNVLLLGDELPEGIIFQSKAHGEKYIEKYMMESVLDTCLVRRLQTLVKLGTLTRAQVDQHLPEYRKVIVSLSKTFTIYPKFTRTNDFEDTSDKLLYSAVGIAIYHGWLMNPQDTDTSEAVGIESSAKLIIEADELMKSESKGKTDRWSLLQSIWNNQFTSYGFAHLCNDVPEGVLCLLYRDERINVLYKHKGMLHVLVTAQDVLENYPDALWRKLEKVDEDGDLLTSSFGPINVTWRENERNLIEDERKAVKQKETHRLKNAKKRGRRKDKKNTVTQDESGEANKDLGAEAEANTAGDRGPASPKYGVLGPSQDNMLRDGFMKFLKEYLLDGKSYFRDQVELMHLKGTSHLIICYGWIKTYDKELAVSICSNYFRAAEDLKLCFCDYFHSIIQENSVDTDKVELYTKIKLTICCLPLRT